A region from the Lycium barbarum isolate Lr01 chromosome 8, ASM1917538v2, whole genome shotgun sequence genome encodes:
- the LOC132606601 gene encoding putative pentatricopeptide repeat-containing protein At3g23330, giving the protein MFTKSQFKTGPNFHSITNIFHHFCNSKNLKAITIFHAHLITTGLLFISPNLQFKLISSSTTSLQTLTNFFKLLKPRNPLLLNSILSHFSQNGYHSLSLHTFSFMHFNCIDIDSYTLCSSITASSAVKNLNFGEIIHTHVIKSGWLSSVYVGCALVDLYAKSLCIKNADMLFDEMPVKNAVCVNALLSGYSEAKMWIDGLALVRKMLFLNLCCDNFTFSAALRACVGLSAFELGKQVHGCVIRKVDDVESDVFLQSLLIEMYGKCGLVEKARRVFDMVGFRCGERKKDVVLWTSMLGVCGRNGKFEEAIGLFNDMVMEGIKPDGVALLTVLSACSHTGHVNLGMQYFELMACNYSLEPSPEHYSCVIDLLCRAGELDRAWNLINDLSYKENGNFTVTLWGALLSACHNFDNVELGKLAAQRALALDPQNDGVYVLLSNMYARNGMWDEIEMLREQIKEKGLKKDIGHTLIDITR; this is encoded by the coding sequence ATGTTCACTAAATCCCAGTTTAAAACTGGACCAAACTTCCATTCCATAACTAACATCTTTCACCATTTTTGCAACTCAAAGAATCTAAAAGCCATTACAATATTTCATGCACATTTAATTACAACAGGATTACTCTTCATCTCCCCTAATCTTCAGTTCAAACTCATTTCATCGTCCACAACTTCACTTCAAACCTTAACCAATTTCTTCAAATTACTCAAACCAAGAAACCCTTTACTCTTAAATTCAATTCTTTCCCATTTTTCCCAAAATGGGTATCATTCTTTATCTCTTCATACATTCTCTTTTATGCATTTTAATTGTATTGACATTGATTCATACACATTGTGTAGTTCCATTACAGCTTCATCTGCTGTGAAAAATTTAAACTTTGGGGAAATAATTCATACCCATGTGATAAAATCAGGTTGGTTATCTAGTGTTTATGTGGGGTGTGCTTTAGTTGATCTGTATGCAAAATCTTTGTGTATCAAGAATGCAGATATGTTGTTCGATGAAATGCCTGTGAAGAATGCAGTGTGTGTAAATGCACTTCTTTCTGGTTACTCTGAAGCTAAGATGTGGATAGATGGACTGGCATTGGTTAGAAAGATGTTATTTTTAAATCTATGTTGTGATAATTTCACTTTTTCGGCTGCTTTGCGAGCTTGTGTAGGGCTATCTGCTTTTGAATTAGGTAAGCAGGTTCATGGATGTGTTATTCGAAAAGTTGATGATGTGGAATCTGATGTGTTTCTGCAAAGCTTGTTGATTGAAATGTATGGAAAATGTGGGTTAGTAGAGAAGGCTAGGCGTGTATTTGATATGGTCGGCTTTAGATGTGGAGAAAGAAAGAAGGATGTTGTTCTGTGGACATCAATGCTCGGTGTTTGCGGAAGAAATGGGAAATTTGAAGAAGCGATTGGTCTGTTTAATGACATGGTAATGGAAGGAATCAAACCAGATGGCGTAGCGTTATTGACTGTTCTCTCAGCTTGTAGTCATACTGGCCATGTAAATCTTGGGATGCAGTACTTTGAATTGATGGCGTGTAATTATAGTTTGGAACCCAGCCCCGAGCACTACAGTTGTGTGATTGATTTACTGTGTCGTGCAGGTGAGTTGGATAGAGCATGGAATTTAATCAACGACTTATCTTACAAAGAGAATGGTAATTTCACTGTTACCTTGTGGGGAGCCTTGCTTAGTGCCTGCCATAATTTTGACAACGTCGAACTAGGTAAATTAGCTGCTCAAAGGGCACTGGCTTTGGACCCTCAAAATGACGGTGTTTATGTTCTGCTGTCGAACATGTATGCCAGGAATGGCATGTGGGATGAAATTGAGATGCTGAGGGAACAGATAAAAGAGAAAGGATTAAAGAAAGACATAGGACATACTTTGATAGATATCACTAGATGA